One Cryomorphaceae bacterium genomic window, CACGGGCAGGGTAGGTGTGATTGTTCCGCACGGCGTGTTGTTTCGCGGAAGTGCCGAGGGGCGCATCCGGCAACAACTGATTGAAGAAAACCTGCTCGAAGCGGTGATCGGGTTGCCTGCGCAACTGTTTTTCGGAACCGGTATTCCGGCGGCCATCCTGCTGTTTAACCGCGGAAAGAAAACCACCGACGTGTTGTTTGTGGACGCCAGCCGCGAATACGCCGAAGGCAAACGGCAAAACCGGTTGCGCGAAGAGGATATCGAAAAAGTGGTTTCCACCGTGCGCGACTTTTCGGCGATTGACAAATACAGCTACCGCGCCACGCAGGACGAGATTCGCGAAAACGAGTTCAACCTCAATATTCCGCGCTATGTAGATACTTTTGAAGAGGAAGATGAAGTGGATGTAAGCGCCCTGCGCGGTGAGATCAAAGAACTGGAAAGCGAGCTGGCTGATGTGCGCAAGGAGATGGATAAATATTTGGATGAATTGGGATTTTGAGCGGCTATATGTACATATTGCATTGCAGTGACGGCAGCTATTATACCGGCAGCACCAAAGATCTTGAGTTGCGACTTGAGCAGCACATGCTGGGCCAGGGCGCAAATTACACGCGGAAAAGACTTCCGGTGAAATTGCTGTATTTTGAAGAATACCAGAGAATTGATGAGGCGTATTACCGCGAAAAGCAGGTGCAGGGTTGGAACAGGAAAAAGAAAGAAGCGCTGATTGACGGCAAACCTGAGTTGTTGCCGGAGTTGGCTATTGCTTATCGGGATCGAAATACTTCGGAGTCATTGAAACCGCAATCGCGGCCTGAGGGACTCGAAGGCCAGTCCTCCGAAGCAGAAAGCAACCAACCCGAGCCTCCCTTTGGCTTCGAATCCACCTATGGCTTCGAGAATCCTTCGACCGGGCTCAGGAACCACCTCAGCCAGCCGGTGAACCTCAGCCGGCGGGACGCTCTCGATTCAGATCATTATGAACCACAATCGCACTCAATGAAACCGGAACCGCGGCCTGAGGAGTTCCCTGAGCGCCGCCTGAGGCTCTCGAAGGCAAGTCGAAGGGTACTCGAAGGCCAGCCCAACGAAGCCGATATCTCCTCCGAACCCGACCACCCCTTTGGCTTCGAGTGCCTCAGCCGGCGGGATGCTCTCGAAAGCCAGCCCCACGAAGCACAATGGCCAAATAGCCATCCCAATAAACCTACAAGCAAGTCCAACCAATGAACAACCGATTGGACATACCACGTGAATGGCTGAAGAATCAGGATAATCCCAATATAGCACGGTTTTTTATAACCTACTTTGGTGAAATTTACGTCGGGCGCATTGTTCAACTGCCAGATTATCCAGATAGATTCTTTATAGTCCAATCCTCCAAATCAAAGGAGTTGAAGGGACTTCCAGCAGGCGAAGAACGACTGAAGCAGTTTCAACAAAAAGCACGAGAAATCAAAGATCTCAGTGCAATTGCCGCTACCTGGGATCAATATATCCCTGAAGACAATTATGTGGGCATGGAAGATATGCCTCAGCAACACCATGAACTGAAACGCATGTTCATTTTTGGCGCTGCGGCTTCTTCATTTTGTTGTTTTGATGAACAAAAGGAAGAATTGCGCAAGCATGCACTTTCTCCGCCAACGGGTTACGAGGTGTTTGCAGCGAAATATGATGAATTGATTTCTGAATTTCCCGGAGCCGATCAATCCACCACAAAGTTTGAATCGCGCGGAAATGATATTGAAAGCTGCCTTGAAGAAGAATGGGATATGGTCAAAACGAAATACAATCCCAATGTCGCAATTCGGCACCTGAACATCCAGTTTTATCTACAAAAGCTCTTTTTAACTATTTCTAGCGAAGTCCACCAGAAGTTCCGACGAAAGAATCTTTACCGGCTTTTGTTGAGTAAATTAGAAGCAGTTACATTCGAAAATCCACAAGAGCGAATTTCACTGGTGACGTTTAATTATGATACCATTCTCGACCATTTCGTTACTGAGGCCAATGGTGTGCCATTGAACTCAATGGAAAGCTATGTGGATTACCGCAATAACAACCTGCTCTTGTTTAAACCACACGGCTCATGCAACTGGGGATGGCGCATTCCTCGAGAGTATTCGGAACAATTGAATGGAGCTTCCTTCGCTCAGTATTTGTGGGAGGAAAAGGTAGAACCCTGGAAATTGTATTTCGAGATTCTTGGAGATATTGACGATATGATCGACATCAATAGTTGGGGCCCCGAACAATTTAATGATGAATTCCATCGCGGTCGATACACTATTGCCAAAAGCAAACTGGAAGTAATTCCTAAAGGTCGGGAGACCGATTTTTTTCCGGCATTGCTCATTCCATACCGCGACAAGGACGAAGTACTGATGCCATATGAGCATGTAGAGACCTTAAAACACGCTATTGATAGAATTGAAGAACTATACCTGATTGGCTGGAAAGGCAATGAGCGTCTGTTCAACAAGAAACTTGAAAGAGCAAGAAACCTGAAGCGATTGATCATTGTGAATCCAGAAGCTAAAGAAGTAGAAAAGAGAATTGTGAATTGCCTCCCCAAAGGGGTTAAGCCAGAGATTATTCATGTACACGATTTCGAGGAATTTGTGTTGAATCGAATGGACGAGTTACTGAAAATTGAACGGAATTGAAATGGAAGTTGAAAAAGACATAGCGTTGACAGAAACTCAACAAAAACCCGGCTACAAAAAAACCAAACTCGGATGGATTCCGGAGGAGTGGCAATTTGTCGAATTCGACAAAGTCGCTGGTAAAAGTGCCAAGAAATATGATCCGGCCTCCAAAGAATCTTTGCCGTGTGTTGAATTGGAGCATATAGAACAAGAGACTGGTTCGATCAATGGATATGTAAACTCAGTAGATCAAAAAAGTATCAAATCAAGATTTTTTAGAGGTGAAGTTCTTTTTGGAAAATTGCGACCTTATTTGAGAAAGTACTGGATCGCCGAATTCGATGGAGTATGTTCAAGCGAAATTTGGGTGTTGATTCCTCGTAAAGAGTTAATGGAAGGCGTGTTTTTACATGCTTTGATTCAGCAACATAGATTCATTCAGGCTGCAAATGTTACTAGTGGATCAAAGATGCCAAGAGCAGATTGGGACTTTGTGTCAAAGTTTCCAATTCTTGTCCCACCCCTCCCCGAACAACGCGCCATTGCTGCCGTGCTCTCCACCTGGGACCGCGCCAT contains:
- a CDS encoding GIY-YIG nuclease family protein; this encodes MYILHCSDGSYYTGSTKDLELRLEQHMLGQGANYTRKRLPVKLLYFEEYQRIDEAYYREKQVQGWNRKKKEALIDGKPELLPELAIAYRDRNTSESLKPQSRPEGLEGQSSEAESNQPEPPFGFESTYGFENPSTGLRNHLSQPVNLSRRDALDSDHYEPQSHSMKPEPRPEEFPERRLRLSKASRRVLEGQPNEADISSEPDHPFGFECLSRRDALESQPHEAQWPNSHPNKPTSKSNQ
- a CDS encoding restriction endonuclease subunit S, whose protein sequence is MNGIEMEVEKDIALTETQQKPGYKKTKLGWIPEEWQFVEFDKVAGKSAKKYDPASKESLPCVELEHIEQETGSINGYVNSVDQKSIKSRFFRGEVLFGKLRPYLRKYWIAEFDGVCSSEIWVLIPRKELMEGVFLHALIQQHRFIQAANVTSGSKMPRADWDFVSKFPILVPPLPEQRAIAAVLSTWDRA